One Natrinema amylolyticum DNA window includes the following coding sequences:
- a CDS encoding site-specific integrase, producing the protein MTTDQERVKEVRNRVEESEEISEANRDILLQYDDILQRRRGSEIKANRHYKDLYAVLDLAERGFDLHKLIVPRECQHQNGLTDSERRAEETIKEIDTHVKDRGFKDSVIDDRFTKLRTFINALGNTEWIPNMIEYANTSHYNPRENVPNVHEILWYEDDVTPMIENRRQNNYRDSAWMAMLWASGGRPQSEIYSLNMSNLEIRKNRIELRIPEDTKTGYRTREIYTGVPYVREWLKEHPTAEMDENSDTPVWVKLNGDQSQRVSYSQLASITKAAGKEAGVDKPCNPQWFRKSRASVAALRQGYSIDDMRQAFGWEQRTATPEYYVAKFGKQASRDLAEIEGATIEDDERTKAIAPVKCPDCSQYTTRFRGPCLWCGTDIDPDEGRAADEAARAMKETANESWNALVEAVVSGEIDKENLKKGEMMAEVARNHPEAIGRLQDLFDLQE; encoded by the coding sequence ATGACAACTGATCAAGAGAGGGTAAAGGAAGTGCGTAATCGAGTAGAGGAATCAGAGGAGATATCTGAGGCAAATCGAGATATCTTGCTTCAGTACGACGACATCCTACAGCGCCGCCGAGGGAGTGAGATTAAGGCGAATAGGCACTACAAAGATCTCTATGCCGTTCTGGACTTAGCAGAGCGCGGATTTGACCTGCATAAGCTCATTGTACCACGCGAATGTCAGCATCAAAATGGTCTAACTGATAGTGAGCGTAGAGCGGAAGAAACGATCAAGGAAATTGATACCCATGTGAAAGATCGAGGGTTCAAGGACTCTGTCATTGATGATCGCTTCACCAAACTTCGAACGTTCATCAATGCATTGGGAAACACTGAATGGATACCTAACATGATCGAATATGCGAACACAAGTCATTACAATCCGAGGGAAAATGTCCCAAATGTCCATGAAATTCTCTGGTATGAAGATGATGTGACTCCGATGATCGAAAACCGTCGTCAGAATAATTACCGTGATAGCGCTTGGATGGCAATGTTATGGGCGTCTGGAGGTCGGCCTCAGAGTGAAATCTACAGTCTGAATATGTCTAACCTCGAAATAAGGAAGAATCGAATTGAACTTCGGATCCCAGAAGATACCAAAACAGGCTACCGAACAAGGGAAATTTACACGGGAGTCCCATATGTCAGAGAATGGTTAAAAGAGCATCCCACTGCAGAGATGGACGAAAATTCAGATACACCAGTATGGGTCAAACTGAATGGCGATCAATCGCAGCGTGTAAGCTATTCTCAATTGGCTAGTATAACTAAAGCTGCCGGAAAAGAGGCAGGAGTCGATAAGCCGTGTAATCCACAATGGTTCAGAAAAAGTCGGGCAAGTGTCGCAGCACTTCGTCAAGGGTACAGTATTGATGATATGCGCCAGGCGTTCGGGTGGGAACAAAGAACGGCAACTCCCGAATATTATGTGGCAAAATTCGGCAAGCAAGCGTCGCGTGATCTCGCAGAAATCGAAGGCGCAACCATAGAAGATGATGAACGAACAAAGGCGATTGCTCCGGTGAAGTGTCCTGACTGTTCACAATACACAACCCGGTTTCGAGGACCGTGTCTCTGGTGTGGTACTGATATCGATCCCGATGAAGGACGTGCTGCAGACGAAGCTGCACGTGCTATGAAAGAAACTGCTAATGAATCTTGGAACGCCCTCGTCGAAGCTGTAGTAAGTGGGGAAATTGACAAAGAGAATTTAAAGAAGGGAGAAATGATGGCTGAGGTGGCTCGTAACCATCCTGAAGCGATTGGACGTCTTCAAGACCTCTTCGATCTGCAAGAATAG